A single genomic interval of Macaca nemestrina isolate mMacNem1 chromosome 14, mMacNem.hap1, whole genome shotgun sequence harbors:
- the LOC105485734 gene encoding tropomyosin beta chain isoform X2, protein MDAIKKKMQMLKLDKENAIDRAEQAEADKKQAEDRCKQLEEEQQALQKKLKGTEDEVEKYSESVKEAQEKLEQAEKKATDAEADVASLNRRIQLVEEELDRAQERLATALQKLEEAEKAADESERGMKVIENRAMKDEEKMELQEMQLKEAKHIAEDSDRKYEEVARKLVILEGELERSEERAEVAESKCGDLEEELKIVTNNLKSLEAQADKYSTKEDKYEEEIKLLEEKLKEAETRAEFAERSVAKLEKTIDDLEETLASAKEENVEIHQTLDQTLLELNNL, encoded by the exons ATGGACGCCATCAAGAAGAAGATGCAGATGCTGAAGCTGGACAAGGAGAACGCCATCGACCGCGCCGAGCAGGCCGAAGCCGACAAGAAACAAGCTGAGGACCGCTGCAAGCAG ctggaggaggagcagcaggCCCTCCAGAAGAAGCTGAAGGGGACAGAGGATGAGGTGGAAAAGTATTCTGAATCCGTGAAGGAGGCCCAGGAGAAACTGGAGCAGGCCGAGAAGAAGGCCACTGAT GCTGAGGCAGATGTGGCCTCTCTGAACCGCCGCATTCAGCTGGTTGAGGAGGAGCTGGACCGGGCCCAGGAGCGCCTGGCTACAGCCCtgcagaagctggaggaggccGAGAAGGCGGCTGATGAGAGCGAGAG AGGAATGAAGGTCATTGAAAACCGGGCCATGAAGGACGAGGAGAAGATGGAGCTGCAGGAGATGCAGCTGAAGGAGGCCAAGCACATCGCTGAGGATTCAGACCGCAAATACGAAGAG gtggccagGAAGCTGGTGATCCTGGAAGGAGAGCTGGAGCGCTCGGAGGAGAGAGCTGAGGTGGCTGAGAG TAAATGTGGGGACCTAGAGGAGGAGCTGAAAATTGTTACCAACAACTTGAAATCCCTGGAGGCCCAGGCGGACAAG TATTCCACCAAAGAAGATAAATATGAAGAGGAGATCAAACTGTTGGAGGAGAAGCTGAAGGAG GCTGAGACCCGAGCAGAGTTTGCTGAGAGGTCTGTGGCAAAGTTGGAGAAAACCATTGATGACCTAGAAG AGACCTTGGCCAGTGCCAAGGAGGAGAACGTCGAGATTCACCAGACCTTGGACCAGACCCTGCTGGAACTCAACAACCTGTGA
- the LOC105485734 gene encoding tropomyosin beta chain isoform X4: MDAIKKKMQMLKLDKENAIDRAEQAEADKKQAEDRCKQLEEEQQALQKKLKGTEDEVEKYSESVKEAQEKLEQAEKKATDAEADVASLNRRIQLVEEELDRAQERLATALQKLEEAEKAADESERGMKVIENRAMKDEEKMELQEMQLKEAKHIAEDSDRKYEEVARKLVILEGELERSEERAEVAESRARQLEEELRTMDQALKSLMASEEEYSTKEDKYEEEIKLLEEKLKEAETRAEFAERSVAKLEKTIDDLEETLASAKEENVEIHQTLDQTLLELNNL; the protein is encoded by the exons ATGGACGCCATCAAGAAGAAGATGCAGATGCTGAAGCTGGACAAGGAGAACGCCATCGACCGCGCCGAGCAGGCCGAAGCCGACAAGAAACAAGCTGAGGACCGCTGCAAGCAG ctggaggaggagcagcaggCCCTCCAGAAGAAGCTGAAGGGGACAGAGGATGAGGTGGAAAAGTATTCTGAATCCGTGAAGGAGGCCCAGGAGAAACTGGAGCAGGCCGAGAAGAAGGCCACTGAT GCTGAGGCAGATGTGGCCTCTCTGAACCGCCGCATTCAGCTGGTTGAGGAGGAGCTGGACCGGGCCCAGGAGCGCCTGGCTACAGCCCtgcagaagctggaggaggccGAGAAGGCGGCTGATGAGAGCGAGAG AGGAATGAAGGTCATTGAAAACCGGGCCATGAAGGACGAGGAGAAGATGGAGCTGCAGGAGATGCAGCTGAAGGAGGCCAAGCACATCGCTGAGGATTCAGACCGCAAATACGAAGAG gtggccagGAAGCTGGTGATCCTGGAAGGAGAGCTGGAGCGCTCGGAGGAGAGAGCTGAGGTGGCTGAGAG CCGAGCCAGACAGCTGGAGGAGGAACTTCGAACCATGGACCAGGCCCTCAAGTCCCTGATGGCCTCAGAGGAGGAG TATTCCACCAAAGAAGATAAATATGAAGAGGAGATCAAACTGTTGGAGGAGAAGCTGAAGGAG GCTGAGACCCGAGCAGAGTTTGCTGAGAGGTCTGTGGCAAAGTTGGAGAAAACCATTGATGACCTAGAAG AGACCTTGGCCAGTGCCAAGGAGGAGAACGTCGAGATTCACCAGACCTTGGACCAGACCCTGCTGGAACTCAACAACCTGTGA
- the LOC105485734 gene encoding tropomyosin beta chain isoform X3, translating into MDAIKKKMQMLKLDKENAIDRAEQAEADKKQAEDRCKQLEEEQQALQKKLKGTEDEVEKYSESVKEAQEKLEQAEKKATDAEADVASLNRRIQLVEEELDRAQERLATALQKLEEAEKAADESERGMKVIENRAMKDEEKMELQEMQLKEAKHIAEDSDRKYEEVARKLVILEGELERSEERAEVAESRARQLEEELRTMDQALKSLMASEEEYSTKEDKYEEEIKLLEEKLKEAETRAEFAERSVAKLEKTIDDLEDEVYAQKMKYKAISEELDNALNDITSL; encoded by the exons ATGGACGCCATCAAGAAGAAGATGCAGATGCTGAAGCTGGACAAGGAGAACGCCATCGACCGCGCCGAGCAGGCCGAAGCCGACAAGAAACAAGCTGAGGACCGCTGCAAGCAG ctggaggaggagcagcaggCCCTCCAGAAGAAGCTGAAGGGGACAGAGGATGAGGTGGAAAAGTATTCTGAATCCGTGAAGGAGGCCCAGGAGAAACTGGAGCAGGCCGAGAAGAAGGCCACTGAT GCTGAGGCAGATGTGGCCTCTCTGAACCGCCGCATTCAGCTGGTTGAGGAGGAGCTGGACCGGGCCCAGGAGCGCCTGGCTACAGCCCtgcagaagctggaggaggccGAGAAGGCGGCTGATGAGAGCGAGAG AGGAATGAAGGTCATTGAAAACCGGGCCATGAAGGACGAGGAGAAGATGGAGCTGCAGGAGATGCAGCTGAAGGAGGCCAAGCACATCGCTGAGGATTCAGACCGCAAATACGAAGAG gtggccagGAAGCTGGTGATCCTGGAAGGAGAGCTGGAGCGCTCGGAGGAGAGAGCTGAGGTGGCTGAGAG CCGAGCCAGACAGCTGGAGGAGGAACTTCGAACCATGGACCAGGCCCTCAAGTCCCTGATGGCCTCAGAGGAGGAG TATTCCACCAAAGAAGATAAATATGAAGAGGAGATCAAACTGTTGGAGGAGAAGCTGAAGGAG GCTGAGACCCGAGCAGAGTTTGCTGAGAGGTCTGTGGCAAAGTTGGAGAAAACCATTGATGACCTAGAAG ATGAAGTCTATGCCCAGAAGATGAAGTACAAGGCCATTAGCGAGGAACTGGACAACGCACTCAATGACATCACCTCCCTCTGA
- the LOC105485734 gene encoding tropomyosin beta chain isoform X1 yields the protein MDAIKKKMQMLKLDKENAIDRAEQAEADKKQAEDRCKQLEEEQQALQKKLKGTEDEVEKYSESVKEAQEKLEQAEKKATDAEADVASLNRRIQLVEEELDRAQERLATALQKLEEAEKAADESERGMKVIENRAMKDEEKMELQEMQLKEAKHIAEDSDRKYEEVARKLVILEGELERSEERAEVAESKCGDLEEELKIVTNNLKSLEAQADKYSTKEDKYEEEIKLLEEKLKEAETRAEFAERSVAKLEKTIDDLEDEVYAQKMKYKAISEELDNALNDITSL from the exons ATGGACGCCATCAAGAAGAAGATGCAGATGCTGAAGCTGGACAAGGAGAACGCCATCGACCGCGCCGAGCAGGCCGAAGCCGACAAGAAACAAGCTGAGGACCGCTGCAAGCAG ctggaggaggagcagcaggCCCTCCAGAAGAAGCTGAAGGGGACAGAGGATGAGGTGGAAAAGTATTCTGAATCCGTGAAGGAGGCCCAGGAGAAACTGGAGCAGGCCGAGAAGAAGGCCACTGAT GCTGAGGCAGATGTGGCCTCTCTGAACCGCCGCATTCAGCTGGTTGAGGAGGAGCTGGACCGGGCCCAGGAGCGCCTGGCTACAGCCCtgcagaagctggaggaggccGAGAAGGCGGCTGATGAGAGCGAGAG AGGAATGAAGGTCATTGAAAACCGGGCCATGAAGGACGAGGAGAAGATGGAGCTGCAGGAGATGCAGCTGAAGGAGGCCAAGCACATCGCTGAGGATTCAGACCGCAAATACGAAGAG gtggccagGAAGCTGGTGATCCTGGAAGGAGAGCTGGAGCGCTCGGAGGAGAGAGCTGAGGTGGCTGAGAG TAAATGTGGGGACCTAGAGGAGGAGCTGAAAATTGTTACCAACAACTTGAAATCCCTGGAGGCCCAGGCGGACAAG TATTCCACCAAAGAAGATAAATATGAAGAGGAGATCAAACTGTTGGAGGAGAAGCTGAAGGAG GCTGAGACCCGAGCAGAGTTTGCTGAGAGGTCTGTGGCAAAGTTGGAGAAAACCATTGATGACCTAGAAG ATGAAGTCTATGCCCAGAAGATGAAGTACAAGGCCATTAGCGAGGAACTGGACAACGCACTCAATGACATCACCTCCCTCTGA